One Citricoccus sp. K5 DNA window includes the following coding sequences:
- a CDS encoding DUF58 domain-containing protein, producing MVFSGRFLVVALVCLLPVVLRPGLDTIGWCLLALVLVAGVDLELAASPRSLVLERELPASSRLDEPVANAVLVSNRGRRRLRGSLRDAWQPSAGQASPSDRPDAAVALDVPAGERRRTVTTLMPRRRGTLRTATVTVRSWGPLGLAARQVTHPVPGQISILPPFRSRRHLPSRLARLREMDGRSAVQTRGGGTEFDSLRDYVRGDDVRSIDWRATARRQDVVVRTWRPERDRRVVIVLDTSRTAAARVDDEPKLDTGIEASLLLAALASAGGDRVELLAFDRRVRSRVSSTEKGNLLHRMVTALAPVQPTLLAADWSHIPVEVAKVSRQRSLVVLLTDLDSASLEEGLLPVLPALTSRHQVVVASVADPQLAEMARTRNDAETTFRAAAAERAGLERRAAARELEMHGVEVVDEAPHRLPPALADTYLRLKAAGRL from the coding sequence ATGGTCTTCTCCGGACGTTTCCTCGTGGTGGCACTGGTGTGCCTGCTGCCGGTGGTGCTTCGCCCCGGACTGGACACGATCGGCTGGTGCCTGCTGGCACTGGTCTTGGTAGCCGGCGTCGACCTCGAGCTGGCGGCCTCCCCCCGTTCTCTGGTGCTCGAGCGCGAGTTGCCCGCCTCCAGCCGTCTCGATGAGCCGGTGGCCAATGCGGTGCTGGTGTCCAACCGGGGCCGGCGCCGGCTGCGCGGCTCGCTCCGCGACGCCTGGCAGCCCTCGGCGGGTCAGGCCTCCCCCTCCGATCGCCCGGATGCGGCGGTGGCGCTGGACGTACCCGCGGGTGAACGACGCCGGACGGTCACCACCCTGATGCCGCGCCGCCGGGGCACGCTGCGCACCGCCACGGTCACCGTGCGCTCCTGGGGACCGTTGGGTCTCGCGGCCCGGCAGGTCACGCATCCGGTCCCCGGACAGATCAGCATCCTGCCGCCGTTCCGCTCGCGCCGCCACCTGCCCTCCCGCCTGGCCCGACTGCGCGAGATGGACGGGCGTTCGGCCGTGCAGACCCGGGGCGGCGGCACCGAGTTCGACTCCCTGCGTGACTACGTTCGCGGGGACGATGTCCGCTCCATCGACTGGCGCGCCACCGCCCGGCGCCAGGACGTGGTGGTGCGGACCTGGCGCCCCGAACGGGACCGCCGCGTGGTGATCGTGCTGGACACCTCCCGCACGGCCGCGGCCCGGGTGGACGACGAGCCGAAGCTGGACACCGGGATCGAGGCCTCCCTGCTGCTGGCAGCCCTGGCGTCCGCCGGCGGCGACCGCGTGGAGTTGTTGGCCTTCGACCGCCGCGTCCGGTCCCGGGTCTCCTCCACGGAGAAGGGCAACCTGCTGCACCGGATGGTCACGGCGCTGGCCCCCGTCCAGCCGACCCTGCTGGCCGCGGACTGGTCCCACATCCCGGTGGAGGTCGCCAAGGTCTCGCGTCAGCGCTCCCTCGTGGTGCTCCTGACCGACCTGGATTCCGCGTCCCTGGAGGAGGGGCTGCTCCCCGTGCTGCCGGCCCTCACCTCGCGGCACCAGGTGGTGGTCGCCTCGGTGGCCGATCCCCAGCTGGCGGAGATGGCCCGCACGCGGAACGACGCCGAGACCACGTTCCGTGCAGCAGCCGCCGAACGCGCGGGGCTGGAACGGCGGGCCGCCGCGCGCGAGCTGGAGATGCACGGCGTCGAGGTGGTCGACGAGGCACCCCACCGCCTGCCGCCGGCCCTGGCGGACACCTACCTGCGGCTTAAGGCAGCCGGCCGCCTCTGA
- a CDS encoding chorismate mutase, whose amino-acid sequence MIDDPAAETGQNPASGYDPHASSLQGEADPAVLEELYAIRGSIDNFDATLVYLLAERFKCTQRVGRLKAEHSLPPSDPGREAAQIKRLRTLAEDAELDPAFAEKFLNFIVSEVIQHHRAIAADRS is encoded by the coding sequence ATGATTGATGACCCGGCCGCCGAGACCGGCCAGAACCCGGCCTCCGGATACGACCCGCACGCCTCATCGCTCCAGGGCGAGGCCGATCCGGCGGTGCTGGAGGAGCTGTACGCGATCCGTGGCAGCATCGACAATTTCGATGCCACGCTGGTCTACCTGCTGGCTGAACGCTTCAAGTGCACCCAGCGGGTCGGCCGGCTCAAGGCTGAACACTCCTTGCCGCCCTCGGACCCGGGCCGTGAGGCAGCGCAGATCAAACGCCTGCGCACCCTGGCCGAGGACGCCGAGCTGGACCCGGCGTTCGCCGAGAAGTTCCTGAACTTCATCGTCTCCGAGGTCATCCAGCACCACCGCGCCATCGCCGCAGACCGCTCCTGA
- a CDS encoding ABC transporter ATP-binding protein has protein sequence MTEQIDSAHRPGPAAPVLEVRDLSVTFATDGGDVRAVRAADFSVAPGEVVAVVGESGSGKTVTAKTVLGLLPETALATGAVVVSGQNVLSIPGAELRRLRGSAAAMIFQEPSTALNPVYTVGWQIMEGLRAHRRANTASGHKATLGKKEARRRAIEALRAVGIPDPEHRVDYYPHQFSGGQKQRVVIAAALALEPGLIVADEPTTALDVTVQAEILDLLRELRDSRGVSIMLITHNMGVVADLADRVVVMYRGEIVEKAPVAQLFAEPREDYTRALLDAVPHLGRNSASAGDTERRHREATPVVTARGLEIEFAGRMGQQPFHAVKGVDFDIHAGEVYGLVGESGSGKTTIGRAIAGLTRATGGSLTVFGHQMVGFREKTFKPLRRDIGFVFQDPAASFNPHLTIGECVAEPLLVHPGARGRSGGGASSDTDRTVAELLDAVQLPSDYARRYPHELSGGQRQRASLARALALDPTLLVADEPTSALDVSVQAKVLDLFREVQQRFGFACLFISHDLAVVDHLASWVGVLYRGDLVEEGIGSQVMGSPRHDYTRRLVASLPVPDPEEQSRRRNERRTTVG, from the coding sequence GTGACCGAACAGATCGACAGCGCACACCGCCCCGGACCGGCCGCGCCCGTCCTGGAGGTCCGGGACCTCTCGGTGACCTTCGCGACCGACGGCGGCGACGTGCGAGCCGTGCGGGCGGCCGACTTCTCCGTCGCGCCGGGGGAGGTGGTCGCCGTCGTGGGCGAGTCCGGTTCCGGCAAGACCGTCACCGCCAAGACGGTGCTGGGGCTTCTCCCCGAGACCGCGTTGGCCACCGGCGCCGTGGTGGTGTCCGGCCAGAACGTCCTCTCGATCCCCGGTGCCGAGCTGCGCCGGCTGCGCGGCAGCGCTGCGGCGATGATCTTCCAGGAGCCCTCCACCGCCCTGAACCCGGTCTACACGGTGGGCTGGCAGATCATGGAGGGCCTGCGGGCCCATCGTCGGGCGAACACAGCGTCCGGTCACAAGGCCACCCTCGGCAAGAAGGAGGCCCGGCGCCGCGCCATCGAGGCCCTGCGCGCGGTCGGCATCCCCGACCCCGAGCACCGCGTGGACTACTACCCGCACCAGTTCTCCGGCGGCCAGAAGCAGCGCGTGGTCATCGCCGCGGCCCTGGCCCTGGAACCCGGGCTCATCGTGGCCGACGAACCCACAACCGCCCTGGACGTCACCGTCCAAGCCGAGATCCTGGACCTGCTGCGGGAGCTCCGGGACTCCCGCGGCGTGTCCATCATGCTGATCACCCACAACATGGGGGTGGTGGCGGATCTCGCCGACCGCGTGGTGGTGATGTACCGCGGTGAGATCGTGGAGAAGGCCCCTGTGGCCCAGCTGTTCGCGGAGCCGCGAGAGGACTACACCCGGGCCCTGCTGGACGCCGTGCCCCACCTCGGGCGGAACTCCGCCTCCGCCGGGGACACCGAGCGACGCCACCGCGAGGCCACCCCCGTGGTCACCGCCAGGGGCCTCGAGATCGAATTCGCCGGACGGATGGGTCAGCAGCCGTTCCACGCCGTCAAAGGGGTGGACTTCGACATCCACGCCGGCGAGGTCTACGGGCTCGTGGGCGAGTCCGGTTCCGGCAAGACCACGATCGGCCGCGCCATCGCCGGGCTCACCCGCGCCACGGGAGGCTCACTGACGGTCTTCGGGCATCAGATGGTGGGGTTCAGGGAGAAGACGTTCAAGCCGCTCCGCCGGGACATCGGGTTCGTGTTCCAAGACCCGGCCGCCTCCTTCAACCCGCACCTGACGATCGGCGAGTGCGTGGCCGAGCCCCTCCTCGTCCACCCCGGTGCGCGCGGCCGCAGCGGTGGCGGCGCCAGCTCGGATACCGACCGCACGGTCGCCGAACTGCTGGACGCGGTCCAACTGCCGTCCGACTACGCCCGGCGCTATCCGCACGAGCTCTCCGGAGGCCAGCGGCAGCGGGCCTCGCTGGCGCGCGCGCTGGCCCTGGACCCCACGCTGCTGGTGGCGGACGAGCCGACGTCGGCCCTGGACGTCTCCGTGCAGGCAAAGGTGCTCGACCTGTTCCGTGAGGTCCAGCAGCGCTTCGGCTTCGCGTGCCTGTTCATCAGCCACGACCTGGCCGTGGTGGACCACCTCGCCAGCTGGGTGGGCGTCCTCTACCGGGGGGACCTGGTGGAGGAGGGCATCGGCTCCCAGGTGATGGGCAGCCCCCGGCACGACTACACCCGCCGGCTGGTGGCCTCCCTGCCCGTGCCGGACCCGGAGGAACAGTCACGTCGCCGGAATGAGCGCCGCACGACCGTAGGCTAG
- a CDS encoding ABC transporter permease, giving the protein MSLATTVRKLPVVSHLGQSAGLQRGMLIAGLVLTLIFLLTAALAPVLAPYGYAQMSHPDGGAFPTQGAPSAEHPWGTTVGGFDVLSRTLWGAQTAVAVIVVAVVMSLILGVLLGLVSGYLGGWVDRVLVVIADAIYAFPSLLLAIVMSIVISQGQSSLWGGIMAAALSITVVFIPQYFRVIRAETIRLKAEPFVESAQVVGSSPWRIMTRHILRNATRSLPLIFTLNASEAILTLAGLGFLGFGIQPTAAAEWGYDLNRALSDVTSGIWWTGLFPGMAIVLTVLGLTLVGESMNDLNDPRLRTRSRSRSRRATAAAGSIAPVTAAAPIGTTPTGTVRTDPEVSP; this is encoded by the coding sequence ATGTCCCTGGCCACCACGGTCCGCAAACTTCCGGTCGTCTCCCACCTGGGCCAGTCGGCCGGACTCCAGCGCGGCATGCTCATCGCCGGGCTCGTCCTCACGCTGATCTTCCTGCTCACCGCGGCGCTCGCCCCGGTGCTCGCCCCCTACGGCTACGCACAGATGTCACATCCCGACGGCGGTGCCTTCCCCACCCAGGGCGCCCCCTCGGCGGAACACCCCTGGGGCACCACGGTCGGCGGCTTCGACGTGCTCTCCCGCACCCTGTGGGGTGCGCAGACCGCCGTGGCCGTGATCGTCGTCGCGGTGGTGATGTCCCTGATCCTCGGTGTGCTGCTGGGTCTGGTCTCCGGTTACCTCGGCGGCTGGGTGGACCGCGTGCTCGTGGTCATCGCCGATGCGATCTACGCGTTCCCGTCCCTGCTGTTGGCGATCGTCATGTCGATCGTCATCAGCCAGGGCCAGTCGAGCCTGTGGGGCGGCATCATGGCGGCGGCCCTGTCCATCACCGTGGTGTTCATCCCGCAGTACTTCCGCGTGATCCGCGCCGAGACGATCCGCCTCAAGGCCGAGCCCTTCGTGGAATCGGCCCAGGTGGTCGGCAGCTCGCCGTGGCGCATCATGACCCGGCACATCCTGCGCAACGCCACCCGGTCCCTGCCGCTGATCTTCACCCTGAACGCCTCAGAGGCCATCCTCACCCTCGCCGGGCTGGGCTTCCTGGGCTTCGGCATCCAGCCCACGGCCGCCGCCGAGTGGGGCTACGACCTCAACCGGGCGTTGTCCGACGTCACCAGCGGCATCTGGTGGACCGGCCTGTTCCCCGGCATGGCGATCGTGCTCACGGTCCTCGGGCTGACCCTGGTGGGCGAATCGATGAACGACCTGAACGATCCGCGCCTGCGCACCCGATCACGGTCCCGCAGCAGGCGCGCGACCGCCGCTGCTGGCTCCATCGCCCCCGTCACCGCTGCCGCCCCCATCGGCACCACCCCGACCGGCACCGTCCGGACCGACCCGGAGGTCTCCCCGTGA
- a CDS encoding ABC transporter permease, with translation MVLPGDEGIAPSAPTRKRGLGGLGRYILIRFLLIIPTVFILVTMVFFLMRVTGDPITAAMGGRLTPAQLAERIAAAGYDRPLPVQYVEYLGQLLTGNFGTTLSDNRPVTEVLATYGAATLELVFFAVIVALVVGIPLGMVAAKFRDRWPDAFLRIAAILFYATPVFFAGLLLKLVFSVWLDWLPTNGRLTISNQLALDGLQAPTGIYFLDALRSGNMAALADVLEHAALPALALGLLTGGVFLRLVRTNMIGTLGREFVEAGRSRGVSEYRLTTRHAFRPALIPIITVMGMQIAMMMGGAVLTETTFEWKGLGFQLAEYLAARDFVAVQGIVVMLAVIVAVTNFLVDIVAALIDPRVRY, from the coding sequence GTGGTGCTGCCAGGAGATGAGGGAATCGCCCCGTCCGCCCCGACCCGGAAAAGGGGTCTGGGCGGACTGGGCCGCTACATCCTGATCCGTTTCCTGCTCATCATCCCCACTGTGTTCATCCTCGTGACCATGGTGTTCTTCCTGATGCGGGTGACCGGCGACCCGATCACCGCGGCCATGGGCGGGCGTCTGACGCCGGCCCAGTTGGCCGAGCGGATCGCCGCCGCCGGCTACGACCGGCCGCTGCCGGTCCAGTACGTCGAGTACCTCGGCCAGTTGCTCACCGGCAACTTCGGCACCACGCTCTCGGACAACCGCCCCGTCACCGAGGTGCTGGCCACCTACGGCGCGGCCACCCTCGAGCTCGTGTTCTTCGCCGTGATCGTCGCACTCGTGGTCGGCATCCCCTTGGGAATGGTCGCAGCGAAATTCCGCGACCGCTGGCCGGATGCGTTCCTGCGCATCGCGGCGATCCTGTTCTACGCCACCCCGGTGTTCTTCGCCGGTCTGCTGCTCAAGCTCGTCTTCAGCGTGTGGCTGGACTGGCTTCCCACCAACGGGCGGCTGACCATCAGCAACCAGCTGGCGCTGGACGGCCTGCAGGCGCCCACGGGCATCTACTTCCTGGACGCCCTGCGTTCCGGGAACATGGCCGCCCTCGCTGACGTGCTCGAACACGCCGCCCTGCCGGCCCTGGCCCTGGGGCTGCTGACCGGCGGTGTGTTCCTGCGCCTGGTCCGCACCAACATGATCGGCACCCTCGGACGCGAGTTCGTGGAGGCCGGCCGGTCCCGCGGCGTCAGCGAGTACCGGCTGACCACCCGCCACGCGTTCCGTCCGGCACTGATCCCCATCATCACCGTGATGGGGATGCAGATCGCCATGATGATGGGTGGGGCCGTGCTGACCGAGACCACCTTTGAATGGAAGGGACTGGGCTTCCAGTTGGCCGAATACCTGGCTGCGCGTGACTTCGTGGCCGTGCAGGGGATCGTGGTCATGCTGGCCGTGATCGTCGCCGTGACGAACTTCCTGGTGGACATCGTGGCCGCCCTCATCGACCCGAGGGTGAGGTACTGA
- a CDS encoding ABC transporter substrate-binding protein gives MATIRRRLSAAIALGGIAALALTACTGPAPSGEGSEAGSGEGGASSAPIVYGTTDKVTSIDPAGSYDNGSFMLMNQVYPLLLNSAPGSADVEPDLAESAEFTSPNEYTVTLPEGLTWANGNTLDSADVKHTFDRQLEIADPNGPSSLLGNLESVEAPDPTTVVFTLKEGDDQTFPQVLSSPVGPIVDDETFPADKLLPDEDIVAAEAFHGQYSIDSYEKNQLVNLVPFDGYQGLLGAPKNSQASIKYYADSNNLKLDIQQGNIDVAARALTPTDVEDLSGDDNVVVHEGPGGELRYMVFNFNIMPFGAETEEADEEKSLAVRQAMADLLDREALSEQVYKGTYTPAYGFIPKEFEGATEPLKEKYGDGEGGPDQDRAAERLEAAGVETPVALNLQYNPDHYGPSSGEEYALVKQHLEANDLFTVNLQSTEWVTYQQDRIDSYPVYQLGWYPDYSDADNYLSPFFAIENFLSNGYVNEEVDQLIAEQRVTPDADERNEKLGQIQDIVGEELSTLPLLQGAQVAVSGPDVTGVEDTLDASFKFRLGAVSKEG, from the coding sequence ATGGCCACTATCCGTCGCCGCCTGAGCGCGGCCATCGCCCTGGGCGGGATCGCCGCCCTGGCCCTCACCGCCTGCACCGGACCCGCCCCGAGCGGCGAGGGCAGCGAGGCCGGTTCCGGCGAGGGCGGCGCCAGCAGCGCGCCAATCGTCTACGGCACCACGGACAAGGTCACCAGCATCGACCCGGCCGGTTCCTACGACAACGGCTCGTTCATGCTGATGAACCAAGTCTACCCACTGCTGCTGAACTCCGCCCCGGGGTCCGCCGACGTCGAGCCGGACCTTGCCGAGAGCGCTGAGTTCACCTCCCCGAACGAGTACACGGTGACGCTGCCGGAGGGCCTGACCTGGGCGAACGGGAACACCCTGGACTCCGCCGACGTCAAGCACACCTTCGATCGTCAGCTGGAGATCGCCGATCCCAATGGGCCGTCCTCCCTGCTGGGCAACCTGGAGTCCGTCGAGGCCCCGGACCCGACCACCGTGGTCTTCACCCTCAAGGAAGGCGATGACCAGACCTTTCCGCAGGTCCTGTCCTCGCCCGTCGGTCCGATCGTGGATGACGAGACCTTCCCCGCGGACAAGTTGCTCCCGGACGAGGACATCGTGGCGGCAGAGGCCTTCCACGGCCAGTACTCGATCGATTCCTATGAGAAGAACCAGCTCGTGAACCTGGTGCCGTTCGACGGCTACCAGGGCCTGCTGGGGGCGCCGAAGAACTCGCAGGCCTCCATCAAGTACTACGCCGACTCGAACAACCTGAAGCTGGACATCCAGCAGGGCAACATCGACGTGGCCGCCCGCGCCCTGACGCCGACTGACGTCGAGGACCTGTCCGGGGACGACAACGTGGTGGTGCACGAGGGGCCCGGCGGCGAGCTGCGGTACATGGTCTTCAACTTCAACATCATGCCCTTCGGCGCAGAGACCGAGGAGGCGGATGAGGAGAAGTCGTTGGCCGTCCGTCAGGCGATGGCCGATCTGCTGGACCGGGAGGCCCTGTCCGAGCAGGTCTACAAGGGCACCTACACCCCGGCCTACGGCTTTATCCCGAAGGAATTCGAAGGCGCCACCGAGCCCCTCAAGGAGAAGTACGGAGATGGTGAGGGAGGTCCGGACCAGGACCGCGCCGCCGAGCGGCTGGAGGCGGCCGGCGTCGAGACCCCGGTCGCCCTGAACCTGCAGTACAACCCGGACCACTACGGCCCGTCCTCCGGTGAGGAGTACGCCCTGGTGAAGCAGCACCTCGAGGCCAACGACCTCTTCACGGTGAACCTGCAGTCCACCGAATGGGTGACCTACCAGCAGGACCGCATCGACTCCTACCCCGTCTACCAGCTGGGCTGGTACCCGGACTACTCGGATGCGGACAATTACCTGTCCCCGTTCTTCGCGATCGAGAACTTCCTCTCCAACGGCTATGTCAATGAGGAGGTCGACCAGCTGATCGCCGAGCAGCGGGTCACCCCGGACGCGGACGAGCGCAACGAGAAGCTCGGACAGATCCAGGACATCGTCGGTGAGGAACTGTCCACGCTGCCGCTGCTGCAGGGTGCCCAGGTGGCCGTGTCCGGTCCTGACGTGACCGGCGTGGAGGACACCCTGGACGCCTCCTTCAAGTTCCGTCTGGGAGCCGTGTCCAAGGAGGGCTAA
- the mnmA gene encoding tRNA 2-thiouridine(34) synthase MnmA, which yields MKVLAAMSGGVDSAVAAARAVDAGHEVVGVHLALSRMPGTLRTGSRGCCTIEDSSDAWRACEKLGIPFYTWDFSERFKEDVVDDFVAEYAAGRTPNPCMRCNERIKFAALLEKALALGFDAVCTGHYATVLRNEAGSLELHRAADWAKDQSYVLGVLTAEQLEHSMFPLAETPSKDLVRAEAAERGLSVAAKPDSHDICFIPDGDTRGWLNERIEMTEGDILDTEGNRLGSHPGAQAFTVGQRKGLSIGRPAPDGRPRFVLEVRPKDNTVVVGSKEMLAVDRVTGIRPSWAGAPLAEEATGEWFDCHLQVRAHGDPVPARARVERSVRADAAPQTHDDATWVIELFEPLAGVAPGQTAVLYQGTRVLGQSTIDAAFNAARVA from the coding sequence ATGAAGGTCCTCGCCGCCATGAGCGGGGGAGTCGACTCCGCCGTTGCCGCCGCCCGCGCTGTGGATGCCGGCCACGAGGTGGTCGGGGTGCACCTCGCCCTGTCCCGCATGCCCGGAACCCTGCGTACCGGCTCCCGAGGCTGCTGCACCATCGAGGACTCCAGCGACGCCTGGCGCGCCTGCGAGAAGCTCGGCATCCCCTTCTACACATGGGACTTCTCCGAGCGGTTCAAGGAGGACGTGGTGGATGACTTCGTGGCCGAGTACGCCGCGGGCCGCACCCCGAACCCGTGCATGCGCTGCAATGAGCGGATCAAGTTCGCCGCACTGTTGGAGAAGGCACTCGCCCTCGGCTTCGACGCCGTGTGCACCGGTCACTACGCGACCGTCCTCCGCAATGAGGCCGGCAGTCTCGAACTGCACCGCGCGGCCGACTGGGCCAAGGACCAGTCCTACGTCCTCGGAGTGCTCACCGCCGAACAGCTCGAGCACTCCATGTTCCCGCTGGCCGAGACCCCGTCCAAGGACCTGGTCCGGGCGGAGGCGGCCGAGCGCGGCCTGTCCGTGGCCGCCAAGCCGGACTCCCATGACATCTGCTTCATCCCGGACGGGGACACCCGCGGATGGCTGAACGAGCGCATCGAGATGACCGAGGGGGACATCCTGGACACGGAGGGCAACCGCCTCGGCTCCCATCCCGGCGCGCAGGCCTTCACCGTGGGCCAGCGCAAGGGGCTGAGCATCGGACGTCCCGCCCCGGACGGCCGGCCCCGCTTCGTCCTCGAGGTCCGTCCCAAGGACAACACGGTCGTTGTCGGGTCCAAGGAGATGCTCGCCGTGGACCGGGTCACGGGCATCCGCCCCTCGTGGGCCGGGGCGCCATTGGCCGAGGAGGCCACCGGTGAGTGGTTCGACTGTCACCTGCAGGTCCGGGCGCACGGGGATCCGGTGCCCGCCCGCGCCCGGGTGGAGCGCTCGGTCCGTGCGGATGCCGCGCCTCAGACCCACGACGACGCCACCTGGGTCATCGAGCTCTTCGAACCCCTCGCGGGGGTCGCGCCTGGCCAGACGGCCGTGCTCTACCAGGGCACGCGCGTGCTGGGCCAGTCCACGATCGACGCCGCCTTCAATGCCGCCCGGGTGGCCTGA
- a CDS encoding cysteine desulfurase family protein produces MATPTSRTRVYLDHAATTALRPVALGAFTASARTLGNQSSLHQSGRGAKLRVETARDALAATLGAHPSEVIFTSGGTESDNLALKGLYWARRDRARASGAPECHRIVLTGLEHHAVLDAATWLETHEGARLDFVPVHADGRVDLDAWRAALARDPETIAVATLMWANNEIGTVQPIAEVAALAAEHGVPFHTDAVQAFGAVPLDFQASGATTMAVTGHKIGAPVGVGALLVRRDAALTPVLHGGGQERDIRSGTIPAALIEAFAAAATEAHAHLPAERERVGGLRDQLIDGIRELVPDARLTGAEDLDPLTGERLTAGTRRLPGNVHFVFPGCEGDSILFGLDMVGVEASTGSACSAGVPRPSHVLIALGIEEELARCVQRFSLGHTSEPVDVEQVLSVLPDIHASALRAGLAGHDSSIKTANSQR; encoded by the coding sequence ATGGCCACTCCCACCTCCAGGACTCGCGTCTACCTCGATCACGCCGCCACCACGGCACTCCGCCCGGTGGCGCTGGGGGCATTCACGGCCAGCGCCCGGACGCTCGGGAACCAGTCCTCGCTGCACCAGTCCGGCCGCGGGGCCAAACTCCGGGTCGAGACGGCGCGGGATGCGCTCGCGGCCACCCTGGGCGCCCACCCCAGCGAGGTCATCTTCACCTCCGGAGGCACCGAGTCGGACAACCTGGCGCTCAAGGGACTGTACTGGGCGCGCCGGGACCGCGCCCGCGCGTCGGGAGCACCCGAGTGTCATCGCATCGTGCTCACGGGACTGGAGCACCATGCTGTCCTGGACGCGGCCACCTGGCTGGAGACCCATGAGGGGGCCCGGCTGGACTTCGTCCCGGTCCACGCGGACGGACGGGTAGACCTCGACGCCTGGCGGGCCGCACTGGCCCGGGACCCCGAGACCATCGCCGTGGCCACGCTGATGTGGGCCAACAATGAGATCGGCACCGTCCAGCCGATCGCCGAGGTAGCCGCCCTGGCGGCGGAGCACGGGGTGCCGTTCCACACCGACGCCGTCCAGGCCTTCGGTGCCGTGCCCCTCGATTTCCAGGCCTCCGGCGCCACCACGATGGCGGTGACCGGTCACAAGATCGGCGCGCCGGTCGGCGTCGGAGCCCTGCTGGTGCGGCGGGATGCCGCGCTCACGCCGGTGCTCCACGGCGGTGGCCAGGAGCGTGACATCCGCTCGGGGACCATCCCGGCCGCCCTCATCGAGGCCTTCGCCGCTGCCGCCACCGAGGCCCACGCCCACCTGCCTGCCGAGCGGGAACGCGTCGGTGGCCTGCGGGACCAACTGATCGACGGGATCCGTGAACTGGTACCCGATGCACGGCTGACGGGCGCGGAAGACCTCGACCCCCTCACCGGGGAGAGGCTGACCGCAGGCACTCGCCGTTTGCCGGGCAACGTCCACTTCGTCTTCCCGGGGTGCGAGGGTGACTCCATCCTGTTCGGCCTGGACATGGTCGGCGTGGAGGCCTCCACCGGTTCGGCCTGTTCAGCCGGGGTGCCCCGCCCCTCGCACGTGCTGATCGCGCTGGGCATCGAGGAGGAGCTGGCCCGGTGCGTGCAGCGATTCAGCCTCGGGCATACTTCGGAGCCGGTCGACGTTGAGCAGGTGTTGTCCGTGTTGCCGGATATCCACGCCTCGGCCCTGCGCGCCGGCTTGGCCGGGCACGACTCCAGTATCAAGACCGCGAACAGCCAGCGCTGA
- a CDS encoding diacylglycerol kinase family protein: MSRHHLLLCINPASGAGRGADAGAETAARLRSGGADVEILAVPGDDGTSPARRYSEALTVRLARTAAGAAPAAVVVVGGDGMLHATANVLAGTGIPVGLVPAGTGNDLARALGLADSGVVGAVDRILSGLDRPPRRIDLARVDLDPMPAALPAGPDFAGTVDGRPAAGAAPERVFRYVVSGVNVAFDAAVNATANQMRWPRGGLRYVAAVLVELLRFRPLDLRTRLDGPDRRDGPDGQGGHDVRVLAGPTFLLAVMNGRFIGGGMEVTPGTRIDDGVLEVFRVTPLSPVRFLRVFPRVFAGHHTDLPEVEIQEASSVRIENITAVEHPVPPGLPSWRSADPVLHGDGEPLGMLPATVTVVSGALTVLDTELLHSPMPSTQGRQTADG; encoded by the coding sequence ATGAGCCGGCACCACCTCCTGCTGTGCATCAATCCCGCCTCCGGGGCGGGCCGGGGTGCCGACGCGGGGGCTGAGACCGCCGCCCGCCTGCGCAGCGGCGGGGCCGACGTCGAGATCCTGGCGGTGCCCGGCGACGACGGGACGTCACCCGCCCGGCGCTACTCCGAAGCCCTCACCGTGCGACTGGCGCGGACGGCGGCGGGAGCGGCACCGGCCGCCGTCGTGGTGGTGGGCGGCGACGGGATGCTGCACGCCACGGCGAACGTGCTGGCGGGTACCGGGATACCGGTGGGCCTGGTCCCCGCCGGGACCGGGAACGACCTGGCCCGGGCACTGGGGCTGGCGGACTCCGGAGTGGTGGGCGCCGTCGACCGGATCCTCTCTGGCTTGGACCGGCCGCCGCGACGCATCGACCTGGCCCGGGTGGACCTGGACCCGATGCCGGCGGCGCTGCCAGCAGGGCCGGACTTCGCCGGGACCGTGGACGGCCGCCCCGCGGCAGGTGCGGCGCCGGAGCGCGTGTTCCGGTATGTCGTCTCCGGGGTGAACGTGGCCTTCGACGCCGCGGTGAACGCCACCGCCAACCAGATGCGCTGGCCCCGTGGTGGCCTGCGGTATGTGGCCGCCGTGCTGGTGGAACTGCTGCGGTTCCGGCCCCTGGACCTGAGGACCCGGCTCGACGGGCCGGACAGACGAGATGGGCCGGACGGTCAGGGAGGTCACGACGTCCGGGTCCTGGCCGGGCCGACGTTCCTGCTCGCCGTGATGAACGGCCGGTTCATCGGAGGCGGCATGGAGGTCACCCCCGGCACGCGGATCGACGACGGTGTGCTGGAGGTCTTCCGCGTCACGCCCCTGAGCCCGGTGCGTTTCCTGCGGGTCTTCCCGAGGGTCTTCGCCGGACACCACACGGACTTGCCGGAGGTGGAGATCCAGGAGGCGAGCTCGGTGAGGATCGAGAACATCACCGCGGTGGAGCATCCGGTTCCGCCTGGGCTGCCGTCCTGGAGGAGCGCTGATCCGGTCCTGCACGGGGACGGTGAGCCGTTGGGGATGTTGCCCGCCACAGTGACTGTGGTGTCCGGGGCGCTGACCGTGCTGGACACCGAGCTGCTGCACTCGCCGATGCCATCGACGCAAGGACGCCAGACGGCGGATGGGTAG